The following coding sequences are from one Cercospora beticola chromosome 4, complete sequence window:
- a CDS encoding uncharacterized protein (SMCOG1288:ABC transporter related protein~antiSMASH:Cluster_12), producing the protein MEQRDTNLSPSASASPQQTKRGPRQIGLWRILSYATPTHRWMLAATALLSAINGSMLPLMNVVFGRVVQRFNRYFEPNSDFSERHFRREIDRLALYIVYLFIGKLLMSFVSKYVFRHVGIVLCAALRKAYFTALFDQPVRAIDNLKPGSATFALTTVVTTIQNALADKLEVLIESLGLIIAAYMVGFWHSWALTLASTSLTLLALISYGFIGPAINKLDVAAIEVDAKAAAEASNAYRGIRVVKSLGAEDAMTARYAAWTREGRRQGLKKSPWVGVLFGLYFFCAYANIALTFWLGLKLYVRGMINDIGDIVTVLFSLIAIMPAVGGLAPLMIGINRAVAGAKVLFDLIDAEALKPGGLTAPEVDVNADLHLKNVCFSYPGRPDTRILRDLCLTISSGQSTAIVGSSGCGKSTIVALLERWYDLSERNHPPSAQDDDENATANTPVATVLQNTGTICLGHHNLETLDRRWWRSQIGLVEQQSILFDESIYENVARGLAGSTWQDAEESKKRELVEEACKDAYAHNFVTRLSKGYETIVGEGGVKLSGGQRQRLAIARCIVKRPAILIFDEATSSIDVHSERIVDQAIDRISKGRTTIIIAHRLSTIQRADQIVVLDRGTVVEQGPREELAQRVDGKFYELVSTQQVRNANANGEDAIIEDEILGGNVVEELSEKGSQPSASDYDEKTKDRSASIAVRSVHSSSQDGKAPSQRSKGYLRSLGRLIHSMRHHRVSYLCVLAGAVGAGGAVSAQSVIIANFVVAFQHTGHKLFSDGNKWALMALVLAIVVTSCYAVLGFGSNSLSIDVSSSYRQKYYEAMLRQGIPWHDNEEMSSDSLVSRLSNDPQQLQEVSGPNMVLPLVGVFTLTGSMILSLVVGWKLTLVTMVAALPIVLIASITRNRYEQYFESFNARVFIESGRHAAESIRAFRTVISLTLEKPTVMQYHELLKDHVGRALSRARLVALVFALANSLEFCCIALTFWYGGRLLATREYDVLQFIVVYTAIVQGGQTAGLFLSLGPNLSQASPALNRIVNMCVRLADLVTPSSGTDATPSSSEAGACIKFSNVDFTYSSQHRPVLRNLSLDISAGEYVSFVGPSGSGKTTILSLIQHFYLPSRGSILIDGKDLSDMPDADLRRMCALVSQEPALFEGTVRDNLTLGLSWSATDAEVVEAAKAAEIHEFITSLPHAYDTVLSAVLHGNMSGGQKQRMCIARALLRRPRLLLLDEATSSLDSQNEAAIQRAIESMASTGKLTIIAVAHRLATVQNSHRIFVVGDQGAIVEEGKHDDLLRRKGVYWEMCEAQAAFTTGS; encoded by the exons ATGGAGCAACGAGACACAAACCTGTCACCATCGGCGAGCGCCTCACCACAACAAACGAAGCGAGGCCCACGACAGATAGGGCTCTGGCGAATCCTCAGTTATGCGACGCCAACACATCGATGGATGCTCGCTGCGACAGCACTTCTGTCTGCGATCAACGGATCGATGCTGCCACTTATGAACGTTGTGTTCGGGCGCGTAGTGCAGAGGTTCAATCGCTACTTTGAGCCAAACTCGGACTTTTCCGAACGTCACTTCCGCCGAGAGATCGATCGCCTAGCTCTCTACATTGTGTACCTCTTTATCGGAAAACTGTTGATGAGCTTCGTATCAAAATACGTCTTCAGACACGTCGGCATCGTCCTTTGCGCAGCGCTGAGAAAAGCCTACTTCACGGCACTATTCGACCAACCTGTTCGTGCAATCGACAATCTCAAACCCGGATCAGCCACATTTGCCTTGACTACCGTTGTCACCACGATCCAGAACGCGCTTGCTGACAAGCTCGAGGTGCTGATTGAGTCTCTCGGTTTGATCATTGCTGCATACATGGTGGGCTTCTGGCATTCATGGGCTCTGACGCTGGCTTCGACGTCTCTCACTCTACTGGCACTCATCAGCTACGGGTTCATTGGGCCTGCGATCAACAAGCTCGATGTTGCGGCCATCGAGGTCGACGCGAAAGCAGCTGCCGAAGCTTCCAATGCATATCGAGGTATTAGGGTGGTCAAGTCGCTGGGTGCAGAAGATGCCATGACGGCACGATACGCAGCATGGACTCGTGAGGGTCGTCGTCAGGGATTGAAGAAGTCGCCGTGGGTAGGCGTATTGTTTGGGCTATACTTCTTCTGCGCATATGCCAACATCGCATTGACGTTCTGGTTGGGCTTGAAGTTATATGTTCGGGGCATGATAAATGACATTGGAGACATTGTGAC tgtcctcttctccctcaTCGCGATCATGCCGGCAGTTGGAGGCCTCGCTCCTCTCATGATTGGCATCAACCGCGCTGTTGCGGGTGCAAAAGTTCTCTTCGACCTGATCGATGCTGAAGCATTGAAGCCCGGGGGCCTTACAGCACCGGAAGTGGACGTTAATGCCGACCTCCATCTCAAAAATGTCTGCTTCTCCTACCCGGGACGACCGGATACGAGAATTTTGCGAGACTTATGCCTCACCATTTCGTCTGGCCAATCAACAGCCATTGTTGGATCTTCTGGATGTGGCAAGAGTACCATCGTTGCGCTTCTAGAGCGCTGGTACGATCTGTCTGAACGCAATCATCCGCCTTCGGCacaggacgacgatgagaatGCAACCGCGAACACACCAGTAGCTACGGTCTTGCAGAACACCGGCACAATATGCCTAGGCCACCACAATCTCGAGACGCTCGATCGACGCTGGTGGCGCTCGCAAATTGGTCTCGTTGAGCAGCAGTCCATTCTCTTCGACGAGTCGATCTACGAGAATGTTGCGCGCGGATTAGCTGGCTCGACTTGGCAAGATGCGGAGGAAAGCAAGAAGCGGGAGCTTGTGGAGGAAGCTTGCAAAGATGCTTATGCCCACAATTTTGTCACGCGTCTTTCCAAAGGCTACGAGACGATCGTAGGCGAGGGCGGAGTCAAGCTTTCTGGTGGTCAGCGGCAACGCCTTGCCATCGCGAGGTGCATTGTGAAGCGACCGGCCATCTTGATCTTTGACGAAGCAACAAGCTCAATTGACGTACACTCCGAGAGGATTGTTGATCAAGCGATCGACCGGATCTCAAAGGGCAGGAcgaccatcatcatcgcccatCGCCTCTCCACAATTCAAAGGGCGGATCAGATTGTGGTTCTCGATCGTGGCACCGTCGTAGAGCAAGGGCCACGAGAGGAGTTGGCTCAACGTGTCGACGGCAAATTTTACGAGCTCGTCAGCACACAACAAGTGCGGaatgccaatgccaatggcgaagaTGCAATCATCGAAGACGAAATCTTGGGTGGTAATGTGGTCGAAGAGCTCTCCGAGAAGGGCTCCCAGCCATCTGCGAGCGATTACGATGAGAAGACGAAGGACCGGTCTGCCAGTATTGCTGTTCGTTCTGTCCACAGCTCAAGTCAGGACGGCAAAGCTCCCAGCCAAAGATCAAAAGGCTATCTCCGCTCTCTTGGTCGACTGATCCACTCTATGCGCCACCATCGCGTGTCGTATCTATGCGTGCTTGCTGGTGCAGTCGGCGCAGGAGGCGCGGTGTCCGCACAATCAGTGATCATCGCAAATTTCGTTGTCGCATTTCAGCACACGGGCCACAAACTCTTCTCGGACGGCAACAAATGGGCATTGATGGCTCTGGTGCTTGCTATCGTGGTCACCTCATGCTATGCTGTCCTCGGATTCGGATCGAATTCGCTTTCTATTGACGTCTCCTCTAGCTATCGGCAAAAGTATTACGAAGCTATGCTGCGACAAGGCATTCCTTGGCACGACAACGAAGAGATGTCGTCGGACAGCCTGGTGTCAAGGCTCAGCAATGACCCCCAGCAACTACAGGAAGTTTCAGGCCCG AATATGGTTTTACCACTTGTGGGAGTCTTCACCTTAACAGGCTCTATGATACTTTCCTTGGTAGTCGGTTGGAAGTTGACCCTGGTCACTATGGTCGCTGCACTTCCTATTGTGCTCATCGCGTCCATCACACGAAACCGTTACGAGCAGTACTTCGAGTCGTTCAACGCACGTGTTTTCATTGAGTCCGGACGCCATGCGGCAGAGAGCATCCGGGCATTTCGCACTGTCATCTCATTGACTCTGGAGAAGCCGACCGTCATGCAATATCACGAGCTGCTGAAGGACCATGTTGGGCGTGCGTTGTCGCGGGCACGTCTCGTGGCGCTGGTCTTCGCACTTGCCAACAGTCTGGAATTCTGTTGCATCGCCCTCACGTTCTGGTACGGCGGGCGGCTGCTGGCTACACGCGAATACGACGTACTGCAATTCATTGTTGTATACACGGCAATCGTACAAGGCGGACAAACAGCAGGCTTGTTCCTTTCTCTCGGGCCTAATTTATCTCAAGCGAGCCCGGCCTTGAATCGCATTGTGAACATGTGCGTGCGTCTGGCCGACCTGGTAACTCCTTCCAGTGGGACTGATGCCACGCCATCCTCCTCTGAGGCTGGAGCATGCATCAAGTTCAGCAACGTGGACTTCACATACTCTTCGCAACATCGGCCGGTCTTACGGAACCTTTCGCTGGATATCTCAGCTGGAGAATACGTTTCGTTCGTTGGCCCATCCGGGAGCGggaagacgacgattctGTCTCTGATTCAACACTTCTACCTACCAAGCCGAGGCAGCATTCTTATCGATGGCAAAGACCTCAGCGACATGCCAGACGCTGACTTGCGTCGCATGTGTGCTCTAGTAAGCCAGGAACCTGCTTTGTTTGAGGGTACAGTCCGCGACAATCTCACTCTCGGCCTCTCATGGTCAGCCACGGACGCGGAAGTCGTGGAGGCCGCAAAGGCCGCGGAAATCCACGAATTCATCACCTCTCTCCCGCACGCTTACGACACTGTGCTTTCAGCTGTCCTCCACGGTAACATGTCGGGAGGTCAGAAGCAGCGCATGTGTATTGCTCGCGCACTTCTGAGGCGACCACGTCTACTGCTTCTTGATGAGGCTACGAGTAGTCTGGACAGTCAGAACGAGGCTGCAATTCAGCGAGCGATTGAAAGCATGGCTTCTACCGGGAAGTTGACTATTATTGCCGTCGCGCATCGACTGGCGACCGTGCAAAATAGCCATCGCATTTTCGTGGTTGGGGATCAAGGTGCCATCGTGGAAGAGGGCAAGCATGATGATCTACTCAGACGCAAGGGTGTTTACTGGGAGATGTGCGAAGCGCAAGCTGCGTTTACTACTGGCTCGTGA